One Sodalinema gerasimenkoae IPPAS B-353 DNA segment encodes these proteins:
- a CDS encoding P-II family nitrogen regulator — MKKVEAIIRPFKLDEVKIALVNAGIVGMTVSEVRGFGRQKGQTERYRGSEYTVEFLQKLKLEIVIEDSQVDMVVEKLTAAARTGEIGDGKIFVSPVDRIIRIRTGEQNLEAI; from the coding sequence GTGAAAAAGGTAGAAGCCATCATTCGCCCCTTCAAGCTGGACGAAGTTAAAATTGCTCTCGTCAATGCCGGTATCGTTGGGATGACCGTTTCCGAAGTGCGCGGATTTGGGCGGCAAAAAGGACAAACTGAACGCTATCGTGGTTCAGAGTACACCGTGGAATTTTTGCAAAAGCTCAAGCTCGAAATTGTCATCGAAGATAGCCAAGTCGATATGGTGGTTGAAAAACTCACCGCCGCTGCGCGCACCGGAGAAATCGGCGACGGTAAAATTTTCGTCTCCCCAGTCGATCGCATTATCCGCATTCGAACCGGCGAACAAAACCTCGAAGCCATCTAA
- the sfsA gene encoding DNA/RNA nuclease SfsA yields MTSPLIYTYPPLYSGTLIRRYKRFLADIELVNGDVITAHCPNTGPMTGVCDPSSPVLLSYSDNAKRKYPYTWEAIQMRDAERTWVGINTSRSNAIVRSLLEQHLIPELGDYGNIRSEVKYGQDGKSRIDFLLEGERPIYLEVKNTTWAQEGKALFPDTVTQRGQKHLRELTALVDEAGCVMLYLINRGDCDRFSPGDDADPTYGKLLREAVKRGVKILPCQVHISPEGLGYCGLVPLEL; encoded by the coding sequence ATGACTAGCCCCCTGATTTACACCTATCCCCCCCTGTACTCGGGAACCCTAATCCGTCGCTACAAAAGATTTCTAGCCGATATTGAACTGGTCAATGGCGACGTGATTACCGCTCATTGTCCAAATACCGGTCCCATGACCGGTGTTTGCGACCCCAGTAGCCCCGTTTTGCTCTCCTATAGCGACAATGCCAAGCGCAAATACCCCTACACCTGGGAAGCCATCCAAATGCGTGATGCTGAGCGAACCTGGGTGGGGATTAACACCAGCCGCAGTAATGCGATCGTGCGATCGCTCTTAGAACAGCATTTAATTCCCGAATTGGGGGACTATGGAAACATCCGCTCAGAAGTCAAATATGGGCAAGACGGCAAAAGCCGCATTGATTTTCTGTTAGAGGGGGAACGTCCCATTTACCTCGAAGTGAAAAACACCACTTGGGCCCAAGAGGGGAAAGCCTTATTCCCAGATACCGTCACCCAACGGGGACAAAAACATCTGCGGGAGTTGACGGCCCTAGTGGACGAGGCCGGCTGTGTCATGTTGTACTTAATTAACCGAGGAGATTGCGATCGCTTTTCTCCCGGTGACGACGCCGATCCGACCTACGGTAAACTGCTACGAGAGGCAGTGAAGCGCGGGGTGAAAATCTTACCCTGTCAGGTTCACATCAGCCCCGAAGGACTAGGCTATTGTGGACTCGTTCCCCTGGAACTTTAG